The proteins below come from a single Corynebacterium cystitidis genomic window:
- a CDS encoding trimeric intracellular cation channel family protein — translation MEDLAPNVQALYRFLDLAGVFLMGIIGGTVARKQNFDIIGFLFLSLLTALGGGMLRDMLIGRGTVAAMANEEYLILAFGGALVALVTDFKGKGWELFQFHADAVVLGFWAVTGCVKALSYDLPVVACVFMGVITGVGGGMVRDVVIGSVPSIFTSQQLYAVPALLSAVSMVVFDAFGLNLVGMAISPVFAIALAMLSYWRGWYIPARPDFAPVNMTATQVRELMKLAEERGRRVGRRLEPPRVRSWRHEQKEKELARRKGEQVPMDADTQEVKAEQQRQEFEDALDVLLDDEAVVDSGEQWTLGTGERDDEAGVDEDASGREEKGI, via the coding sequence GTGGAAGATCTAGCACCTAATGTTCAGGCCTTGTACCGTTTTCTTGACCTTGCTGGCGTGTTCCTCATGGGGATTATTGGTGGCACGGTCGCGAGGAAGCAGAACTTTGACATCATCGGGTTTTTGTTCCTCTCGTTGCTGACTGCCTTGGGTGGAGGTATGTTGCGTGACATGCTGATCGGGCGTGGCACCGTGGCGGCGATGGCGAATGAGGAGTACCTGATTCTCGCGTTCGGTGGCGCATTGGTGGCGCTGGTTACCGATTTTAAAGGCAAAGGGTGGGAGCTGTTTCAATTCCATGCTGATGCGGTGGTGTTGGGTTTTTGGGCCGTCACTGGGTGTGTGAAGGCGCTGAGTTATGACTTGCCTGTGGTGGCGTGTGTGTTTATGGGGGTGATCACGGGTGTCGGTGGTGGCATGGTGCGTGATGTGGTGATTGGTAGTGTGCCTAGCATTTTTACCTCCCAGCAGCTGTATGCGGTGCCGGCGTTGTTATCGGCGGTGTCGATGGTGGTTTTTGATGCGTTTGGCTTGAACTTGGTGGGCATGGCCATCTCGCCGGTGTTCGCGATTGCGTTGGCCATGTTGTCGTATTGGCGTGGTTGGTATATTCCGGCGCGGCCCGATTTCGCCCCGGTGAACATGACGGCAACGCAGGTGCGCGAGCTGATGAAGTTGGCGGAAGAGCGTGGCCGGCGGGTTGGCCGTCGTCTTGAGCCGCCGCGGGTGCGCAGCTGGCGCCATGAGCAGAAGGAGAAGGAGCTGGCGCGGCGTAAGGGTGAGCAGGTGCCTATGGATGCTGACACCCAGGAAGTAAAGGCAGAACAGCAGCGCCAGGAGTTCGAGGACGCCTTGGATGTATTGCTTGACGACGAGGCTGTGGTCGATTCTGGTGAGCAGTGGACGTTGGGCACGGGGGAGCGTGACGACGAGGCCGGCGTGGATGAGGATGCTTCGGGTCGAGAGGAGAAAGGAATCTAA
- a CDS encoding serine hydrolase domain-containing protein has protein sequence MDLTSQLTKRLGSWPPNNVAAAIVGTPSRNSTNNPIASYGDQDRVFELMSVTKLLATYAFLMAVEEGALELDQPAGPEGSTVRHLLAHASGVAMSEMKAQKGVEERRIYSSAGFDWLAQVLEEESGITIGDYAREGVFAPLGMGHTEIWGSPGHDGRSSASDLTVFARELLEPTLLAEETVREAFTVQFPELIGVVPGYGMQKPNPWGLGFEVKGGKAPHWTGDNMPADTVGHFGMSGTYLWVIPTWSEHELAGTAMVCLTDKDFGDWAKPLWQETNTALVDEMLGS, from the coding sequence ATGGATCTCACCTCGCAGTTAACTAAGCGTCTTGGCTCATGGCCACCGAATAATGTGGCGGCAGCGATCGTCGGCACGCCCAGCAGGAACAGCACAAACAACCCCATCGCTAGCTACGGCGACCAGGACCGTGTGTTCGAGCTGATGAGTGTTACTAAACTGCTCGCCACCTATGCTTTTTTGATGGCCGTGGAAGAAGGGGCGCTCGAGCTCGACCAACCGGCAGGCCCTGAAGGCTCCACGGTGCGACACCTTCTTGCGCACGCCTCCGGTGTGGCGATGAGCGAGATGAAGGCCCAGAAAGGTGTGGAGGAGCGCCGCATTTACTCCTCGGCTGGTTTTGATTGGTTGGCGCAGGTGTTGGAAGAAGAATCCGGGATCACTATCGGTGATTACGCCCGGGAAGGGGTATTCGCCCCGTTGGGGATGGGCCACACGGAGATCTGGGGATCACCGGGGCACGACGGACGGTCGTCGGCAAGCGATCTTACTGTGTTCGCGCGCGAGCTGCTGGAACCCACCCTGCTCGCGGAAGAAACCGTGCGCGAGGCGTTCACGGTGCAGTTCCCGGAGCTGATCGGTGTGGTGCCGGGCTACGGAATGCAGAAACCGAACCCGTGGGGGCTTGGCTTTGAGGTGAAAGGGGGCAAAGCCCCGCACTGGACCGGCGACAACATGCCTGCCGACACCGTGGGCCACTTCGGGATGAGCGGCACTTATCTGTGGGTGATCCCCACCTGGAGCGAGCACGAACTCGCAGGCACAGCGATGGTGTGCCTGACCGACAAGGACTTCGGCGACTGGGCGAAGCCTTTGTGGCAGGAGACGAACACAGCGCTTGTCGACGAAATGCTCGGCTCCTAG
- a CDS encoding trimeric intracellular cation channel family protein → MAPLHASAISDWRYLTLAFVGALIAALTRLENKAWEFVKAHGDAIILGVWAVTGATKALNYDLPILSVIFMGVLTAAGGGMLRDIACAQIPSVFGGNTLYVVPSVIASLSMALFHYGSEPVLGMIISPLVGYLLALVSYYRGWVIPTQDEFAPVNRAAHKVARRIPKARGISRRWEGKREDPR, encoded by the coding sequence GTGGCACCATTGCACGCCAGCGCGATTTCGGACTGGCGCTATCTCACCCTCGCATTTGTAGGCGCGCTAATTGCCGCGCTGACACGCCTGGAAAACAAGGCGTGGGAGTTTGTGAAAGCACACGGCGACGCCATTATTTTGGGTGTGTGGGCGGTCACTGGTGCTACGAAGGCGCTGAACTACGACCTGCCCATCCTGTCCGTGATCTTTATGGGTGTGCTTACTGCTGCCGGGGGCGGGATGCTGCGCGACATAGCGTGTGCGCAGATCCCGTCTGTTTTCGGTGGTAATACTTTGTACGTGGTGCCGTCGGTGATTGCGTCGTTGAGCATGGCGCTGTTCCACTATGGCAGCGAGCCGGTGCTGGGCATGATCATTTCGCCGCTGGTGGGTTACCTGCTGGCGTTGGTCAGCTACTACCGCGGGTGGGTGATTCCCACCCAGGACGAATTCGCTCCCGTCAACAGGGCCGCCCACAAGGTGGCGCGCCGCATCCCAAAGGCGCGTGGCATCTCGCGCCGGTGGGAGGGCAAACGGGAGGATCCTCGTTAA
- a CDS encoding NAD-dependent succinate-semialdehyde dehydrogenase gives MTNLTETLNKVETRLSIGGQWREGSTGETFDVINPATGKTLATMASATSDDAVAALDAACAAQKKWARTAPRERAEILRRAFELVIQRSEDFATLITAEMGKPFAEAQGEVTYGAEFLRWFSEEAVRLKGETFAIPEGGNRVITQRKPVGPCLLITPWNFPLAMATRKVGPAVAAGCTMVLKPAKLTPLTAQYFAQTMEDAGLPEGVLNVVASNSASSISEPLLADQRLRKLSFTGSTAVGKQLLKGAADNVLRTSMELGGNAPLIVFEDADLDAAVDGAMSAKMRNIGEACTAANRLIVHEAVAAEFSEKLAARFRELTVGNGFDEGVDVGPLVEASAVDSVQELVDDALSHGAQALVGGSRIHGDGFFFEPTVLTNVSTEARVFSEEIFGPVAPIYRFSSEDEAYEMANNTEYGLASYVFTQDPARLFRASDALAYGMVGYNLGVASNAAAPFGGVKQSGLGREGGAEGIDEYTELQYIGFKDPYA, from the coding sequence ATGACGAACCTGACTGAAACACTTAACAAAGTAGAAACCCGCCTCTCCATCGGCGGCCAATGGCGCGAAGGATCCACCGGCGAGACCTTCGACGTGATTAACCCCGCCACCGGCAAAACATTAGCCACTATGGCCTCGGCCACCTCCGACGACGCGGTCGCAGCCCTCGACGCCGCCTGCGCCGCACAGAAAAAGTGGGCGCGCACCGCCCCGCGCGAGCGCGCCGAGATCCTACGCCGCGCCTTTGAACTAGTGATCCAGCGCAGTGAGGACTTTGCCACTCTCATCACCGCCGAGATGGGCAAACCATTTGCCGAAGCCCAGGGCGAAGTCACCTACGGAGCCGAGTTTCTGCGGTGGTTCTCCGAGGAGGCCGTGCGCCTGAAAGGCGAAACATTTGCGATCCCCGAGGGCGGCAACCGCGTGATCACCCAGCGCAAACCCGTAGGTCCGTGCCTGTTGATTACCCCATGGAACTTCCCGCTGGCGATGGCCACGCGCAAAGTCGGCCCCGCGGTGGCGGCAGGCTGCACGATGGTACTCAAGCCCGCCAAACTCACCCCGCTGACCGCCCAATACTTCGCGCAAACCATGGAGGACGCTGGTTTGCCGGAAGGGGTGCTCAACGTGGTGGCCTCCAACTCCGCCTCCTCAATCTCTGAGCCGTTGCTTGCCGATCAACGCCTGCGCAAGCTCTCTTTCACCGGCTCAACAGCCGTGGGTAAACAGCTGCTCAAAGGTGCTGCCGACAATGTGCTACGCACCTCCATGGAGCTCGGTGGCAACGCCCCGCTGATCGTGTTCGAAGACGCGGACCTTGACGCCGCCGTCGACGGTGCCATGAGCGCCAAAATGCGCAACATCGGCGAGGCCTGCACCGCCGCCAACCGCTTGATCGTGCATGAGGCGGTTGCCGCTGAGTTCTCCGAGAAGCTCGCCGCCCGCTTCCGCGAGCTGACCGTGGGCAACGGGTTCGACGAGGGCGTTGATGTGGGCCCGCTAGTGGAGGCATCCGCGGTGGATAGTGTCCAAGAGCTTGTCGACGACGCCCTCTCCCACGGCGCGCAGGCCCTAGTTGGCGGATCGCGTATCCACGGCGACGGATTCTTCTTCGAACCCACCGTGCTGACCAACGTCAGCACTGAGGCTCGTGTGTTCAGCGAAGAAATCTTCGGCCCCGTCGCCCCGATCTACCGCTTTAGCAGCGAAGATGAGGCCTACGAGATGGCCAACAACACCGAGTACGGCCTGGCCTCCTACGTGTTCACCCAGGACCCTGCCCGTTTGTTCCGCGCCTCCGACGCACTCGCGTACGGCATGGTGGGATACAACCTGGGTGTCGCCTCGAATGCCGCTGCCCCCTTCGGTGGTGTGAAACAGTCCGGCCTGGGCCGTGAAGGTGGCGCCGAGGGGATCGACGAGTACACCGAGCTGCAGTACATCGGGTTCAAAGACCCGTACGCTTAA
- a CDS encoding acyl carrier protein: protein MHPTLAQLGKLTDMELSQRLNLDNLGALQPDHEPEANSSLSTLGQVAALIESVAGVDPDEVTPDSTPDSLSLDSLSRIELIVRAEGHFGVRIDEETALNFHTVDDLVTYLAQNT, encoded by the coding sequence ATGCACCCAACTTTAGCCCAGCTGGGTAAACTGACCGACATGGAGCTTTCGCAACGCTTAAACCTAGACAACCTCGGGGCCCTGCAGCCGGATCATGAGCCGGAGGCGAACTCTTCTTTGTCTACCCTCGGCCAGGTCGCAGCCTTGATCGAAAGCGTGGCCGGCGTGGACCCTGATGAGGTGACGCCAGATTCGACACCGGACTCGCTAAGCCTTGACTCGCTGAGCCGAATTGAGTTGATCGTGCGCGCTGAGGGGCATTTTGGGGTGCGTATCGACGAAGAAACAGCCCTGAACTTTCACACTGTTGACGATCTGGTCACTTACCTCGCACAAAACACCTAA
- a CDS encoding alpha/beta fold hydrolase yields the protein MHNPLDYARSLTPNGRRQLALARGQLHSRQRTPGLTDLSAQGVVLNDDVPVHWYEVGQPDAEITVVYIHGFTLAAEAFYQQVNALRGTGVRQVLMDLRGHGQTGAVPPEECSVDAAADDVWAVMREREVRGPVIVVGHSLGGLVALSLIRRYTHQCDVAGVVLINASVEALADQGIPQILATPVADAIYDAVEASPEEADKFRNEVTKIIAPGLAVTIFHRDTDDELIDFHAAMIHETPLETYVGFFDDLQVHEELQAGPALAGVPGYVLVGTQDDVTPLSQAERIQEIWPDSYLQVVPNAGHMLPLEAPESVTVALLRLIEKVS from the coding sequence ATGCACAACCCCCTCGATTATGCGCGCAGCCTCACACCCAATGGGCGCCGCCAGCTCGCGCTTGCGCGTGGCCAGCTTCACTCTCGACAGCGCACGCCAGGCTTGACTGACCTGAGCGCACAGGGCGTCGTGCTTAACGACGATGTCCCTGTCCACTGGTATGAAGTAGGGCAACCGGACGCCGAGATAACCGTGGTGTATATCCACGGCTTCACCTTAGCGGCCGAGGCGTTCTATCAACAGGTTAATGCGCTGCGTGGCACAGGGGTGCGCCAGGTGCTGATGGATCTTCGCGGTCATGGGCAGACCGGTGCCGTGCCCCCTGAAGAGTGCAGCGTTGATGCCGCCGCTGATGATGTGTGGGCGGTGATGCGCGAGCGCGAAGTGCGTGGCCCGGTGATTGTAGTGGGGCACTCGCTGGGCGGGTTGGTGGCGTTGAGCCTGATTCGGCGTTACACGCACCAGTGTGATGTGGCCGGTGTTGTGTTGATTAATGCGTCAGTGGAGGCACTGGCGGATCAGGGTATCCCGCAGATTCTGGCTACCCCTGTTGCCGACGCCATCTATGACGCGGTAGAGGCCTCGCCTGAAGAGGCCGACAAGTTCCGCAACGAGGTCACCAAGATCATCGCGCCGGGGTTGGCGGTGACCATCTTTCACCGTGACACCGATGATGAGCTGATTGACTTCCACGCGGCCATGATCCACGAAACACCCCTGGAAACCTACGTAGGTTTCTTCGACGATTTACAAGTCCACGAAGAGCTCCAGGCCGGTCCTGCGCTGGCTGGGGTTCCAGGGTACGTGTTGGTTGGCACCCAGGATGATGTTACCCCGCTTAGCCAGGCCGAGCGCATTCAAGAGATTTGGCCCGATTCGTACTTGCAGGTGGTCCCCAATGCTGGCCACATGCTCCCGTTGGAGGCGCCCGAAAGCGTGACCGTGGCACTGCTGCGGTTGATTGAGAAAGTGAGCTAG
- the aceE gene encoding pyruvate dehydrogenase (acetyl-transferring), homodimeric type produces MADQEAQNADSNFPLIRDGVASYLHDSDPEETREWMDSLDGLLDESSPERARYLMLRLLERASAKRVDLPSLTSTDFVNTIPTEMEPEFPGDEEIEKRYRRWMRWNAAIMVHRAQRPGIEVGGHISTYAGAAPLYEVGFNHFFKGKDAPQGGDHIFFQGHASPGMYARAFLEGRLTEDDLDGFRQQVSRPQGGLPSYPHPHDMPEFWEFPTVSMGIGPMNAIYQARFNKYLQDRGIKDTDQQHVWAFLGDGEMDEPESRGLIQMATLYGLDNLTFVVNCNLQRLDGPVRGNGQIIQELESFFNGAGWNVIKVVWGREWDELLDKDTEGALVNIMNTTKDGDYQTFKANDGAYVREHFFGRDERTAKLVEDMTDDEIWALRRGGHDYRKVYAAYDRALKTKGKPTVILAHTIKGYGLGHNFEGRNATHQMKKLTLDDLKLFRDKQQIPISDEELEKDPYLPPYYHPGEDSEEIKYMLERRKELGGSLPERRVKYTPLEVPEMSTFKSLLKDSGKQEVATTMALVRTFKSLMRDKEIGKRVVPIIPDEARTFGLDSWFPTLKIYNPYGQNYIPVDHDLMLSYREAVDGQILHEGINEDGSTSSFIAAGTSYATHGEPMIPMYIFYSMFGFQRTGDVFWAAADQLTRGFIVGATAGRTTLFGEGTQHMDGHSPIIASTNPNVIQYDPAFAYELPYLVREGVDRMYGPDRGEDVMYYLTVYNEPTHQPAPPENLDEEGLHKGIYLFDDKSGEGEHQVSLLASGIGMQYALKAQQLLADEFNVGASIYSVTSWVELARDGAAKNVEKLRNPAEDPDEPFVTKQLKQTAGPYIATSDFATDLHEQIRPYVPGEYYVLGADGFGFSDTREAARRYFNIDAESMVVAALIGLAEAGKIDISVADEAAKRYKLDDPTAV; encoded by the coding sequence ATGGCTGATCAAGAAGCACAGAACGCCGACTCTAACTTTCCGCTGATTCGCGACGGAGTCGCATCGTACCTACACGATTCGGACCCGGAGGAGACGCGCGAGTGGATGGATTCCCTCGACGGGCTTCTCGACGAATCTTCTCCGGAACGCGCCCGCTACCTCATGCTTCGTTTGCTTGAACGGGCGTCGGCAAAGCGCGTTGACTTGCCTTCTTTGACCTCCACTGACTTTGTAAACACCATCCCTACCGAGATGGAGCCAGAGTTCCCAGGGGATGAGGAAATTGAGAAGCGCTACCGCCGTTGGATGCGCTGGAACGCCGCCATCATGGTGCACCGCGCACAGCGCCCAGGCATTGAGGTTGGTGGACACATCTCCACCTACGCCGGTGCTGCGCCGTTATACGAGGTGGGCTTCAACCACTTCTTCAAGGGCAAAGACGCACCCCAGGGGGGCGATCACATCTTCTTCCAGGGTCACGCCTCCCCCGGCATGTACGCCCGCGCCTTCTTGGAGGGCCGCCTGACCGAGGATGACCTCGACGGGTTCCGCCAGCAGGTGTCCCGCCCACAGGGTGGCCTCCCGTCGTATCCGCATCCACACGACATGCCGGAGTTCTGGGAATTCCCCACCGTGTCTATGGGTATCGGCCCGATGAACGCGATCTACCAGGCACGCTTCAACAAGTACCTGCAGGACCGCGGGATCAAGGACACTGACCAGCAGCACGTCTGGGCATTCCTGGGCGACGGCGAAATGGATGAACCGGAGTCTCGTGGCCTCATCCAGATGGCTACTCTCTACGGCTTGGACAACCTCACCTTTGTGGTGAACTGTAACCTGCAGCGGTTGGATGGCCCTGTGCGCGGTAACGGCCAGATCATTCAGGAGCTGGAGTCCTTCTTCAACGGCGCCGGCTGGAACGTGATCAAGGTTGTGTGGGGCCGTGAGTGGGATGAGCTGTTGGACAAGGACACTGAGGGTGCCTTGGTCAACATCATGAACACCACTAAGGATGGTGACTACCAGACTTTCAAGGCTAATGATGGCGCCTACGTCCGCGAGCACTTCTTCGGCCGCGACGAGCGCACAGCCAAGCTGGTTGAGGACATGACCGACGACGAGATCTGGGCGCTGCGCCGCGGCGGCCACGATTACCGCAAGGTCTACGCCGCCTATGACCGCGCGCTGAAAACCAAGGGTAAGCCCACCGTCATCCTGGCGCACACCATTAAGGGCTATGGCCTGGGCCACAACTTCGAGGGCCGCAACGCAACCCACCAGATGAAGAAACTGACTCTGGATGATTTGAAGTTGTTCCGCGACAAGCAGCAAATCCCCATCTCCGATGAGGAGCTTGAGAAGGATCCGTACTTGCCGCCGTATTACCACCCTGGCGAGGACTCCGAAGAGATCAAGTACATGCTGGAGCGTCGTAAAGAGCTCGGCGGATCCCTGCCGGAACGCCGCGTGAAGTACACCCCGCTTGAGGTGCCAGAGATGAGCACATTCAAGTCTTTGCTGAAGGACTCCGGGAAGCAGGAAGTGGCTACCACCATGGCGCTGGTACGCACCTTCAAGTCACTGATGCGCGACAAGGAGATCGGCAAGCGCGTCGTACCGATCATCCCTGATGAGGCCCGTACTTTCGGCCTGGACTCGTGGTTCCCAACGCTGAAGATCTACAACCCATACGGCCAGAACTACATCCCGGTAGACCATGATCTGATGCTGTCCTACCGCGAGGCTGTCGACGGCCAGATCCTACACGAGGGCATCAACGAAGACGGTTCCACTTCTTCCTTCATCGCCGCAGGTACCTCATACGCCACCCATGGTGAGCCGATGATCCCGATGTACATCTTCTACTCGATGTTCGGTTTCCAGCGCACCGGCGACGTGTTCTGGGCGGCAGCCGACCAGCTGACCCGCGGCTTCATCGTGGGTGCAACCGCTGGACGCACCACCCTGTTCGGCGAGGGCACCCAGCATATGGACGGTCACTCCCCGATCATCGCGTCGACCAACCCGAACGTGATCCAGTACGATCCAGCTTTTGCTTATGAGTTGCCGTACTTGGTCCGCGAGGGTGTGGACCGCATGTATGGCCCGGACCGCGGCGAGGATGTCATGTACTACCTCACCGTGTATAACGAGCCCACCCACCAGCCTGCCCCGCCAGAGAACCTGGACGAGGAAGGCCTGCACAAGGGTATCTACCTCTTCGACGACAAGTCAGGCGAGGGCGAGCACCAAGTTTCCTTGTTGGCTTCCGGTATCGGTATGCAGTACGCGTTGAAGGCACAGCAGTTGCTTGCCGACGAGTTCAATGTCGGCGCCTCCATCTATTCGGTCACCTCCTGGGTGGAGTTGGCCCGCGATGGTGCGGCAAAGAACGTCGAAAAGCTGCGCAACCCTGCTGAGGATCCGGATGAGCCATTTGTAACCAAGCAGCTGAAGCAGACTGCGGGCCCCTACATTGCTACCTCGGACTTTGCGACCGACCTGCACGAGCAGATCCGCCCGTACGTCCCAGGCGAGTACTACGTGCTGGGCGCTGACGGCTTCGGTTTCTCCGATACCCGCGAGGCAGCACGCCGCTACTTCAACATCGATGCTGAGTCCATGGTTGTTGCTGCGCTGATCGGCCTGGCTGAGGCGGGCAAGATCGACATCTCCGTGGCAGATGAGGCTGCGAAGCGCTATAAGCTCGACGACCCAACCGCCGTCTAG
- a CDS encoding DUF3052 domain-containing protein produces the protein MDAAGVNNYAQLLGIQNDFIVQEIGWDEDADSSISEAIEEAIGEALLEEETDELCDVVLLWYRSDDEDLVDALMDAARNLADEGCIWLLTPAANKPNSVHPGDISESAQLAGLVQTRAEKVGDWQGSCLEAGGRQ, from the coding sequence GTGGACGCCGCCGGTGTCAATAATTACGCACAACTGCTGGGAATCCAAAACGATTTTATCGTTCAGGAAATTGGTTGGGATGAAGACGCTGACTCCTCAATTTCGGAGGCCATTGAGGAAGCGATCGGCGAGGCGCTCCTTGAGGAAGAAACCGATGAGCTATGCGACGTTGTCCTGCTCTGGTACCGCTCTGATGATGAGGATCTTGTCGACGCCCTCATGGATGCTGCCCGCAACCTAGCCGATGAAGGATGTATTTGGCTGTTAACCCCAGCGGCGAACAAGCCGAATAGCGTCCACCCTGGCGACATTTCCGAGTCCGCCCAGCTTGCAGGCCTAGTGCAGACCCGCGCAGAGAAGGTCGGCGACTGGCAAGGATCCTGCTTGGAAGCCGGTGGCCGCCAGTAG
- a CDS encoding SURF1 family cytochrome oxidase biogenesis protein — translation MTTVKSSTRKATQQSWWRKFFTPGWIFTAVLIVLFSYLAFTFLAPWQLGKDDAIVERNNRIEQAFEVDPVPVSEVVNPDGTYDRADEWTRVTLAGRYLPQAEVLLRLRPVDSVPAFQSLVPFLLNSGQAILVNRGWVRAIDGTKVSPIAPPPTGQVTLTGLVRVDEGVHPKPPLESEDFQQVHSINTGQISEITGVDLAEPWVMLTDEQPGVLTPLPLPMLERGNHLSYGLQWIAFGIMAPLGLLYFIWAELKERRRVREEDDELAAAESTSRIDDTAQPDPPPPEGVSVTTTSSAQAQRMRNRYGDSRRNLWARNTDRDEERI, via the coding sequence GTGACGACGGTAAAAAGCTCTACGAGAAAAGCTACGCAACAATCGTGGTGGAGGAAGTTTTTCACCCCTGGCTGGATCTTTACGGCCGTGTTGATTGTGCTGTTTTCCTACCTGGCCTTTACCTTTTTGGCGCCGTGGCAGTTGGGTAAGGATGACGCGATTGTGGAGCGCAACAACCGTATTGAGCAGGCGTTTGAGGTTGATCCGGTGCCGGTATCGGAGGTGGTTAATCCCGACGGCACGTATGATCGCGCCGATGAGTGGACACGTGTTACACTCGCGGGCCGCTACCTGCCGCAGGCTGAGGTGTTGCTGCGCCTGCGCCCGGTGGATTCCGTCCCGGCGTTCCAGTCGTTGGTGCCGTTTCTGCTGAATAGTGGCCAGGCTATTTTGGTCAATCGTGGTTGGGTCCGCGCCATTGACGGCACGAAGGTCTCCCCCATAGCCCCTCCGCCGACGGGCCAGGTCACGCTGACGGGCTTGGTGCGTGTCGACGAAGGCGTCCACCCCAAGCCGCCTCTGGAAAGCGAAGATTTCCAGCAGGTCCATTCCATAAATACGGGGCAAATCTCCGAAATTACAGGCGTCGATCTAGCCGAACCGTGGGTGATGCTTACCGACGAGCAGCCCGGCGTGCTCACCCCTCTGCCCCTTCCCATGTTGGAGCGCGGCAACCACTTGTCCTACGGTTTGCAGTGGATTGCGTTTGGCATCATGGCCCCGCTTGGGCTGCTCTATTTCATTTGGGCGGAGCTGAAGGAACGCCGTCGCGTCCGCGAGGAGGATGATGAGTTGGCGGCGGCCGAGTCCACATCGCGTATCGACGACACCGCCCAGCCAGACCCACCCCCTCCGGAGGGGGTTTCGGTGACAACCACGAGCTCAGCACAAGCGCAACGCATGCGTAACCGGTACGGTGATTCACGTAGGAACCTTTGGGCGCGAAACACCGACCGCGACGAAGAGCGCATCTGA
- a CDS encoding low molecular weight protein-tyrosine-phosphatase, producing the protein MLHIDFVCTGNICRSPMAEVIVRSALDNENLADKVRVTSSGIGGWHVGNQADSRALQELNDHGYDGSAHRAFQFGGDRLDADLIVALDNNHVSELIAQGVPQEKVRLLRSFDPAAGERAGVADPYYGGPEGFTTTRVQIESAAPGIVEWVRQHLDE; encoded by the coding sequence ATGCTGCACATTGATTTTGTTTGTACGGGTAATATTTGCCGCTCCCCGATGGCGGAGGTCATTGTTCGTTCTGCTTTGGACAACGAAAACCTCGCCGACAAGGTCCGCGTCACCTCGTCGGGTATTGGCGGGTGGCATGTGGGCAACCAGGCCGATTCCCGCGCCCTGCAGGAGCTCAACGACCACGGCTATGACGGCTCCGCCCACCGCGCATTCCAGTTTGGCGGAGACCGCCTGGACGCGGACTTGATTGTCGCCCTGGACAATAATCATGTTTCCGAGCTCATTGCCCAGGGCGTGCCGCAGGAGAAGGTGCGTCTGCTGCGCTCCTTCGATCCTGCCGCTGGCGAGCGGGCGGGCGTGGCTGACCCGTATTACGGCGGCCCAGAGGGCTTTACTACCACCCGTGTCCAGATTGAATCTGCCGCCCCAGGGATTGTGGAGTGGGTTCGGCAGCACCTGGACGAGTAG